The Streptomyces sp. NBC_00224 genome has a window encoding:
- a CDS encoding protein kinase codes for MDDYAGRVLADRYRLPLPSSDEYEPVETRAFDTYSGQEVLVRQVPLPEVVDAEVQGADGRYGDGYGVGAARRPADPALRRAIEAAQAAAQIPDHPRLDQVFDVFAEDGSLWIVSELVMARPLAALLAEQPMAPYRAAEVASDVLTALRVLHAHGWTHRNITERTVLICDDGRVMLTGLAAGAAEEALCGYVVPPPPLGEENDDFGVPGATGAADDAEADWPDAPDSGPGSRDFGGPDVPGDLYDDRGRSSGTPDPLPGDPYGDPYGGSDGPAADPGRPAGARPDAHFGPAAQAPPAPHPTPLPSTRAPALPAGWSPAGPSGEEQGVVPVPPSGASSGAARAGAIAAYRAGARAAARVGDDGAALPVPRSELTQAELEGVWRDAADQGMYDPVSGTRVPRTPAPGTSSAASPYAVEEGPDSGRTRRAYDPVTGRWVPRPAQPRPTGAHPETSAHPTDTHAETPHARHPHAPTPHPQLPRLEVPHAQPAHPDASRTGGHPRPPATTGPRPSAEPRPALPHAVGAGAEALRADAQRQTHVSAPVPAREGGWEAAVPQRHVGGYRGPATRLAAERARQTRIAVVGAVTERWAPEQAGPVHENWRLAPPIGPATDLWALGALLFRAVQGHAPYPEESAVELVQMVCGEPPAFAEECGPLRPVVESLLRQDPTERPDFEELRGWLRSIVRSAPEPDVGTEAVPLPAPDATRLPIVRRRGELVRRRRAASGEHGRHRQQRRTQPRRPDRRPAPDVFEGPRQARLRSAESRTPKSRQSATRTRAPRSLGRTLVLLVLLLLAAALAYAVFFMPKSGTKDEGRADNGGAPTARTSAQPGTPAPSTSPRTGTPSAPRTQTTAPGGQPPAKGYVLRTDPEGFRTAVDPSFQRRPINDAGQVRYVGGDFTLLVVPGRDAVKDVGDDPLAYQRDKERELQPFRDSAWATATGMRRVDIGRKVTAEGQFTWRDSTGRTVYVRNQVTIINGRYHLVVVIGPEPQRDKVTEIYTQATAAYSATR; via the coding sequence GTGGACGACTACGCGGGTCGAGTGCTCGCTGACCGCTATCGGCTGCCGCTGCCGTCCTCCGACGAGTACGAGCCGGTCGAGACCCGGGCCTTCGACACCTACAGCGGACAGGAAGTCCTGGTGCGGCAGGTGCCGTTGCCGGAGGTCGTGGACGCGGAGGTGCAGGGCGCGGACGGGCGGTACGGGGACGGGTACGGCGTCGGAGCGGCGCGGCGGCCCGCGGACCCCGCCCTGCGGCGCGCGATCGAGGCGGCCCAGGCGGCCGCGCAGATCCCCGACCACCCCCGGCTCGACCAGGTCTTCGACGTCTTCGCGGAGGACGGCTCGCTGTGGATCGTCAGCGAGCTCGTCATGGCCCGGCCGCTGGCCGCGCTCCTCGCCGAGCAGCCGATGGCGCCGTACCGGGCGGCGGAGGTCGCCTCCGACGTACTGACGGCGCTGCGCGTGCTGCACGCGCACGGCTGGACGCACCGCAACATCACCGAGCGCACGGTGTTGATATGCGACGACGGCCGCGTGATGCTGACCGGCCTGGCGGCCGGCGCGGCGGAGGAGGCGCTGTGCGGCTATGTGGTGCCGCCGCCGCCGCTCGGTGAGGAGAACGACGACTTCGGCGTGCCGGGGGCGACGGGGGCGGCCGACGACGCCGAGGCCGATTGGCCGGATGCCCCGGACTCCGGCCCGGGCTCCCGGGACTTCGGCGGCCCGGACGTGCCCGGCGACCTCTACGACGACCGGGGCCGGTCCTCCGGCACTCCGGACCCGCTGCCCGGTGACCCGTACGGCGACCCCTACGGCGGCTCTGACGGGCCCGCCGCCGACCCCGGCCGCCCCGCCGGGGCTCGCCCCGACGCGCACTTCGGCCCGGCCGCCCAGGCGCCGCCCGCGCCGCACCCCACCCCCCTGCCCTCGACCAGGGCGCCGGCCCTGCCCGCGGGGTGGTCTCCGGCGGGGCCGAGCGGTGAGGAGCAGGGAGTGGTGCCCGTGCCCCCTTCCGGGGCGTCCTCGGGGGCCGCGCGGGCCGGGGCCATCGCGGCGTACCGGGCCGGGGCGCGGGCCGCCGCGCGCGTGGGCGACGACGGGGCCGCGCTGCCGGTGCCGCGGTCCGAGCTCACCCAGGCCGAGTTGGAGGGCGTCTGGCGCGACGCCGCCGACCAGGGCATGTACGACCCGGTGAGCGGGACGCGGGTGCCGCGTACACCCGCGCCGGGGACGTCCTCGGCGGCCAGTCCGTACGCCGTGGAGGAGGGCCCGGACTCGGGGCGTACGCGGCGTGCGTACGACCCGGTGACCGGGCGCTGGGTCCCGCGCCCCGCGCAGCCCCGCCCGACCGGCGCCCACCCCGAAACCTCCGCCCACCCGACGGACACGCACGCCGAGACCCCGCACGCCCGACACCCCCACGCCCCGACCCCCCACCCCCAACTCCCGCGTCTCGAAGTCCCGCACGCGCAGCCCGCGCACCCCGACGCGTCCCGGACCGGTGGGCACCCCCGGCCTCCCGCCACCACCGGGCCGCGGCCCTCCGCAGAGCCGCGGCCCGCGCTTCCGCACGCCGTCGGGGCCGGGGCCGAGGCGCTGCGGGCCGATGCCCAGCGGCAGACGCATGTCAGCGCGCCCGTGCCCGCCCGGGAGGGCGGCTGGGAGGCGGCCGTCCCGCAGCGGCACGTGGGCGGATACCGGGGCCCCGCCACGCGGCTCGCCGCCGAGCGGGCGCGACAGACGCGGATCGCCGTCGTCGGGGCCGTCACCGAGCGGTGGGCGCCCGAGCAGGCCGGGCCCGTGCACGAGAACTGGCGCCTGGCGCCGCCGATCGGGCCCGCCACCGATCTGTGGGCGCTGGGCGCGCTGCTCTTCCGGGCCGTGCAGGGGCACGCGCCGTACCCGGAGGAGAGCGCCGTCGAGCTGGTGCAGATGGTGTGCGGCGAGCCGCCCGCGTTCGCCGAGGAGTGCGGCCCGCTGCGGCCGGTCGTCGAGTCGCTGCTGCGCCAGGACCCCACCGAGCGCCCGGACTTCGAGGAGCTGCGCGGCTGGCTGCGCTCGATCGTGCGGTCCGCGCCCGAGCCGGACGTGGGCACCGAGGCCGTCCCGCTGCCCGCGCCCGACGCGACCCGGCTGCCGATCGTGCGCCGCCGGGGCGAGCTCGTCCGGCGCCGCCGCGCGGCCTCCGGCGAGCACGGCCGCCACCGCCAGCAGCGCCGTACGCAGCCCCGCAGGCCCGACCGGCGGCCCGCGCCCGACGTGTTCGAGGGGCCGCGTCAGGCCAGGCTGCGCTCGGCGGAGTCCCGCACGCCCAAGTCCCGCCAGTCCGCCACGCGTACGCGCGCGCCCCGCTCGCTCGGCCGCACCCTCGTCCTGCTCGTCCTGTTACTCCTGGCCGCCGCGCTCGCGTACGCCGTGTTCTTCATGCCCAAGTCCGGGACGAAGGACGAGGGCAGGGCCGACAACGGGGGCGCCCCGACGGCCCGTACGAGCGCGCAGCCGGGCACACCGGCGCCCAGCACCTCTCCCCGGACCGGTACGCCCTCGGCGCCGCGGACGCAGACCACCGCGCCCGGCGGACAGCCGCCCGCCAAGGGGTACGTGCTGCGCACCGACCCCGAGGGATTCCGGACCGCGGTCGATCCCTCCTTCCAGCGGCGGCCCATCAACGACGCCGGACAAGTCCGTTATGTCGGCGGCGACTTCACTCTGCTCGTGGTGCCCGGCCGGGACGCCGTCAAGGACGTCGGTGACGACCCGCTCGCGTACCAGCGGGACAAGGAGCGCGAACTCCAGCCGTTCCGGGACTCGGCCTGGGCCACCGCGACGGGGATGCGGCGGGTCGACATCGGCCGGAAAGTGACGGCCGAGGGGCAGTTCACCTGGCGGGACAGCACCGGCCGGACGGTTTACGTACGCAATCAAGTCACGATTATCAATGGCCGATATCACCTCGTCGTGGTCATCGGCCCGGAGCCCCAGCGGGACAAGGTGACGGAGATCTACACCCAGGCCACGGCCGCCTACAGCGCCACTCGTTGA
- a CDS encoding serine/threonine-protein kinase: protein MEQNQSNSGKGAEVVATGLLLAGRYRLGDTIGRGGMGKVWRAHDEVLHRTVAVKELTAALYVAEADRVVLHARTQKEARAAARITHPGVVTVHDVLDHDNRPWIVMQYVDGPSLADAVKASETGRIEAREAARIGLHVLGALRAAHAAGVLHRDVKPGNVLLARDARVLLTDFGIAAIEGDSTITRTGELVGSIDYLAPERVRGGQPGPASDLWSLGATLYAAVQGESPFRRSSPISTMQAVVNEEPRPATHAGALAPVITALLRKEPEDRPSVEEAERMFLEAMEGREPKAAHEFVPTRQVSESELRAATAPAGASGTVRTPAPEAVAPARPAPRRRGRTIALVVALAAVLGGAAGLAALKYRDSGGDSGTTPTSPSPVVKPGKTGKGDASVPDGWKRVKDPAGFSLFVPEGWRRQMFGKETDYTPDNGRHYIRVSIGKPDFENPYTHQLDLEKTLKKRVPTYQRVMLKPNTFRDQVNSSLWEFAFVEKTRFPGKRHAIDQMYFADNGAVEYAIYMSGPESDWATTREQFDTVLRGWRPPPLN, encoded by the coding sequence GTGGAACAGAACCAGAGCAACAGCGGCAAGGGCGCGGAAGTGGTGGCGACAGGGCTGCTGCTGGCCGGGCGCTACCGGCTCGGCGACACCATCGGCCGCGGCGGCATGGGCAAGGTCTGGCGCGCCCACGACGAGGTCCTGCACCGCACGGTGGCCGTCAAGGAGCTGACCGCCGCGCTGTACGTGGCGGAGGCCGACCGCGTCGTGCTGCACGCGCGTACGCAGAAGGAGGCGCGGGCCGCCGCCCGCATCACCCACCCCGGCGTGGTCACCGTCCACGATGTGCTCGACCACGACAACCGCCCCTGGATCGTGATGCAGTACGTCGACGGGCCCTCGCTCGCCGACGCCGTGAAGGCCTCCGAGACCGGGCGGATCGAGGCCCGCGAGGCCGCCCGCATCGGACTGCACGTCCTGGGCGCCCTGCGCGCCGCGCACGCCGCGGGCGTGCTGCACCGCGACGTCAAGCCCGGCAACGTGCTGCTCGCCCGGGACGCGCGCGTGCTGCTCACGGACTTCGGGATCGCCGCCATCGAGGGCGACTCCACCATCACCCGGACCGGTGAACTGGTCGGTTCCATCGACTATCTGGCGCCCGAGCGGGTACGAGGAGGGCAGCCCGGTCCCGCCTCCGACCTGTGGTCCCTCGGCGCCACGCTCTACGCGGCCGTCCAGGGCGAGTCGCCCTTCCGCCGTTCCTCGCCCATATCCACCATGCAGGCGGTGGTGAACGAGGAGCCGCGGCCCGCCACGCACGCGGGCGCGCTGGCGCCGGTGATCACGGCCCTGCTGCGCAAGGAGCCCGAGGACCGCCCCTCGGTCGAAGAGGCCGAGCGGATGTTCCTGGAGGCGATGGAGGGACGCGAGCCGAAGGCGGCGCACGAGTTTGTGCCGACCCGTCAGGTCTCCGAGTCCGAACTGCGGGCCGCCACCGCCCCGGCGGGCGCCTCCGGGACGGTCCGCACCCCCGCGCCCGAGGCGGTCGCTCCTGCCCGCCCCGCCCCGAGAAGGCGCGGGCGGACCATCGCCCTGGTGGTCGCGCTCGCTGCCGTCCTCGGCGGCGCGGCCGGTCTCGCCGCCCTGAAGTACCGCGACAGCGGCGGCGACTCGGGGACCACCCCCACGTCCCCGTCGCCGGTCGTCAAGCCGGGCAAGACGGGCAAGGGCGACGCGTCCGTGCCCGACGGCTGGAAGCGGGTGAAGGACCCGGCCGGGTTCAGCCTCTTCGTGCCCGAGGGCTGGCGGCGCCAGATGTTCGGGAAGGAGACCGACTACACGCCGGACAACGGCCGCCACTACATACGCGTCAGCATCGGCAAGCCCGACTTCGAGAACCCGTACACGCACCAGCTGGACCTGGAGAAGACGCTCAAGAAGCGGGTGCCCACCTACCAGCGGGTGATGCTGAAGCCGAACACTTTCCGGGATCAGGTGAACTCCTCGCTCTGGGAGTTCGCCTTTGTGGAGAAGACCCGCTTCCCGGGCAAGCGGCACGCGATCGACCAGATGTACTTCGCCGACAACGGCGCTGTCGAGTACGCGATCTACATGTCCGGGCCGGAGTCCGACTGGGCGACCACCCGCGAGCAGTTCGACACGGTGCTGCGCGGCTGGCGGCCGCCGCCGCTGAACTGA
- a CDS encoding serine/threonine-protein kinase, whose amino-acid sequence MGTVWRATDQLLGRQVAVKELHPDGGAPATAALREARAVAQFKHPHVIVVHDVVEQDGRSYIVMELVEGGSLADRLRGTGPVDAREAARIGIALLGALSTAHRQGVLHRDLKPANVLLEEGTGRVVLTDFGIAQLPGSTTISEDGAFVGSPEYTSPERMQGSAAGPESDLWSLGALLCAALSGESPFHRDSLGGVLHAVVTDEIRPPQAAEPLLPVVRGLLERDPGRRLAADEARELLRAYVATGSTPVAPRHYTPTERVAVAKPGSGSRTRTVLIAAALVVVLGGAGATAAVLLSGGDDGGRARVAAGGGGTTATVTASASSSVKPGPPGPTVTVTRADEPAPAGTAPAGYRHVRDPDGFRLTVPAGYVRTTDDRRVFYVSPDGAFRLGIRLQHSVSGGPLGIMRAADANGPSTNPGYRGGKVVATTHQGHDAALWEFSWNGFSAAEGPRHTYDECWDENGKMYDVWVSAPVARLDEAKRHFDTALDSFTPSA is encoded by the coding sequence ATGGGCACCGTCTGGCGCGCCACCGACCAGCTCCTGGGCCGCCAGGTCGCCGTCAAGGAGCTGCACCCCGACGGCGGCGCCCCCGCCACCGCGGCGCTGCGCGAGGCGCGTGCCGTGGCGCAGTTCAAGCACCCGCACGTCATCGTCGTCCACGACGTCGTCGAGCAGGACGGGCGCTCGTACATCGTGATGGAGCTGGTCGAGGGCGGCTCGCTCGCCGACCGGCTGCGCGGCACCGGACCGGTCGACGCCCGCGAGGCGGCCCGGATCGGCATCGCGCTGCTTGGCGCGCTGAGCACCGCGCACCGCCAGGGCGTGCTCCACCGCGACCTCAAGCCCGCCAACGTCCTCCTGGAGGAGGGCACCGGCCGCGTCGTGCTCACCGACTTCGGCATCGCGCAGCTGCCGGGGTCCACCACGATCAGCGAGGACGGGGCGTTCGTCGGCTCGCCCGAGTACACCTCGCCGGAGCGGATGCAGGGCTCCGCCGCCGGACCCGAGTCCGATCTGTGGTCCCTCGGCGCGCTGCTGTGCGCCGCGCTGAGCGGCGAATCCCCCTTCCACCGCGACTCGTTGGGCGGCGTGCTGCACGCGGTGGTCACCGACGAGATCCGCCCGCCGCAGGCCGCCGAACCGCTGCTGCCGGTCGTGCGCGGGCTGCTGGAGCGCGACCCCGGGCGCAGGCTCGCCGCCGACGAGGCGCGGGAGCTGCTGCGCGCGTACGTGGCGACCGGCTCCACTCCCGTCGCACCGAGGCACTACACACCGACCGAGCGGGTCGCCGTGGCGAAGCCGGGGAGCGGGTCCCGGACCAGGACCGTACTGATCGCGGCGGCCCTGGTCGTCGTCCTCGGCGGCGCGGGCGCGACCGCCGCGGTGCTGCTGAGCGGCGGCGACGACGGCGGACGGGCCCGGGTCGCGGCGGGCGGCGGCGGGACGACGGCGACGGTCACCGCGTCCGCGTCCTCCTCGGTGAAGCCGGGGCCGCCCGGCCCCACGGTGACGGTCACGCGCGCCGACGAGCCGGCCCCGGCCGGCACCGCCCCCGCCGGGTACCGCCACGTCCGCGACCCGGACGGCTTCCGCCTCACGGTCCCGGCGGGCTACGTCCGTACCACCGACGACAGACGCGTCTTCTACGTGTCGCCGGACGGGGCCTTCCGGCTGGGCATCCGGCTGCAGCACTCCGTCTCCGGCGGCCCGCTCGGCATCATGCGCGCCGCCGACGCCAACGGGCCCTCCACCAACCCCGGTTACCGGGGCGGCAAGGTCGTCGCCACCACCCACCAGGGCCATGACGCGGCGCTGTGGGAGTTCAGCTGGAACGGCTTCAGCGCGGCCGAGGGCCCCCGGCACACCTACGACGAGTGCTGGGACGAGAACGGGAAGATGTACGACGTGTGGGTCTCGGCGCCGGTCGCGCGGCTCGACGAGGCCAAGCGGCACTTCGACACCGCGCTCGACTCCTTCACACCGTCGGCCTGA
- a CDS encoding serine/threonine-protein kinase — translation MTNDGGRAPEPTSYDLRPPRSVPQEQPVPGRPAVPGQYEPTQVTGGDGRPESGAGRILGGRYRLVDRLGHGGMGTVWRAHDEVVDRDVAVKEPRVPDHLGERERATVHLRMQREARAAARIDHPSVVTVHDVVVEDDKPWIVMELVRGHSMADRLQEGTLDVREAARIGLAVLGALSAAHEAGVLHRDVKPANVLLGRGDRVVLTDFGIAQVEGEQGLTETGGFVGSPEYIAPERVLGQRPGPESDLWSLGVVLYAAVEGVSPYRRSNTPATLQAVLSAEPQMPARGSGAFGTLVMQLLRKDPAARPAPAEIRQTLESFAHPAPASLAATRLLADAGAGAAAGLRAWVPPVLARSRRARYGLGGGALAVAAALVLALVQPFGGEGLPSGWQVRPETEVLDADVAVPGDYRRVQDEKIDALWYYDPSGVFEIDFWRTDPASEKDVVGGSATDWKAHYEAGGDQKTEMRDAQVTSTKTRFHGRDAVELVTDYVPYSTSSSDTDPYHFKYFELLIPGEGSAYWKLRVKTPAEGQAAQDGAKLFAQVRDGLKIHNL, via the coding sequence ATGACGAACGATGGGGGACGGGCGCCCGAGCCCACCAGCTACGACCTCCGGCCGCCGCGGTCCGTACCGCAGGAGCAGCCGGTGCCCGGGCGACCGGCCGTACCGGGGCAGTACGAGCCGACGCAGGTCACCGGCGGGGACGGGAGGCCGGAGTCCGGCGCGGGCCGGATACTCGGTGGCCGCTACCGGCTCGTCGACCGCCTCGGCCACGGCGGGATGGGCACGGTCTGGCGGGCCCACGACGAGGTGGTGGACCGCGACGTGGCGGTCAAGGAGCCGCGCGTGCCGGATCACCTGGGCGAGCGCGAGCGGGCCACGGTCCATCTGCGGATGCAGCGCGAGGCGCGCGCCGCCGCCCGGATCGACCACCCCTCCGTGGTCACCGTGCACGATGTGGTCGTCGAGGACGACAAGCCGTGGATCGTCATGGAGCTGGTGCGCGGCCACTCGATGGCCGACCGGCTCCAGGAGGGCACCCTCGACGTCCGCGAGGCCGCCCGGATCGGGCTCGCGGTGCTCGGCGCGCTGTCCGCCGCGCACGAGGCGGGCGTCCTGCACCGCGATGTGAAGCCCGCCAACGTGCTGCTGGGGCGCGGCGACCGGGTCGTGCTGACCGACTTCGGTATCGCCCAGGTCGAGGGCGAGCAGGGCCTCACCGAGACCGGGGGGTTCGTCGGCTCGCCCGAGTACATCGCCCCGGAGCGGGTGCTCGGCCAGCGGCCGGGCCCGGAGTCCGACCTGTGGTCGCTCGGCGTGGTGCTGTACGCGGCGGTCGAGGGCGTGTCCCCGTACCGGCGCAGCAACACCCCCGCCACCCTCCAGGCGGTCCTCTCCGCCGAGCCGCAGATGCCGGCGAGGGGCTCGGGCGCCTTCGGCACACTGGTGATGCAGCTGCTGCGCAAGGACCCGGCGGCCCGCCCGGCGCCCGCCGAGATCCGCCAGACCCTGGAGTCGTTCGCCCACCCGGCGCCCGCCTCGCTCGCCGCGACCCGGCTGCTCGCCGACGCGGGCGCGGGCGCGGCCGCGGGGCTGCGCGCCTGGGTCCCGCCGGTCCTGGCCCGCAGCCGGCGCGCCCGGTACGGCCTGGGCGGCGGGGCGCTCGCGGTGGCGGCGGCCCTGGTGCTCGCCCTCGTCCAGCCGTTCGGCGGCGAAGGGCTGCCGTCCGGCTGGCAGGTGCGGCCGGAGACCGAGGTGCTCGACGCGGACGTGGCGGTGCCCGGCGACTACAGGCGGGTGCAGGACGAGAAGATCGACGCGCTCTGGTACTACGACCCCAGCGGGGTCTTCGAGATCGACTTCTGGCGCACCGACCCCGCGAGCGAGAAGGACGTGGTCGGGGGCTCGGCCACCGACTGGAAGGCGCACTACGAAGCGGGCGGTGACCAGAAGACGGAGATGAGGGACGCCCAGGTGACCTCCACGAAGACCAGGTTCCACGGCAGGGACGCCGTCGAGCTGGTCACCGACTACGTCCCGTACAGCACTTCGTCGAGCGACACCGACCCGTACCACTTCAAGTACTTCGAACTGCTCATCCCCGGCGAGGGCTCGGCTTATTGGAAGTTGCGGGTGAAGACACCCGCCGAAGGACAGGCTGCGCAGGACGGCGCAAAGCTGTTCGCACAGGTGCGTGACGGGCTGAAAATTCATAACCTCTGA
- a CDS encoding succinic semialdehyde dehydrogenase — MTDSQATPTSTRTNPVAAAPAGARTAADVVTPEVVAKLTRGVVGSGRTANHTPFTGEKLADLPESTPDDVAGAFARARAAQPAWAATPARQRAAVLLRFHDLVLDRQAEVLDLIQLETGKARLHAHEEVQAVAVAARHYGRKAPAYLRPKRHTGVVPTLTKVTELRQPRGVVGQIAPWNYPFELSVGDALPAFVSGNAVVMKPDTETALTALWARDLLIEAGLPAEVFQVVLGEGPVVGPEVVKHADYVSFTGSTRTGREVAQGAAARLVGVTLELGGKNAMLVLRDADVEKAAAGAVRACFSSAGQLCISIERLYVHESVADAFVERFAARTRAMRLGNSLAYGADMGSLVGEGQLETVTRHVEEAVAKGARLVAGGVARPDIGPLFYEPTILDGVEAPMAVCTEETFGPVVSLYRFTDEDEVIEAANATPYGLNSSVWTKDSRRGHEVAARLRTGTVNINEGYAPAYGSVQSPMGGMKDSGLGRRHGSEGILKYTEAQTVAQQRILPLAPSFGMDDEKYAAFMSRSLKAMKALRLR; from the coding sequence ATGACGGACTCGCAGGCCACGCCCACCAGCACCCGTACGAATCCGGTCGCCGCCGCCCCGGCGGGCGCCCGCACCGCCGCCGATGTGGTCACCCCGGAGGTGGTCGCCAAGCTCACCCGGGGAGTGGTCGGCTCCGGCCGTACGGCCAACCACACGCCGTTCACCGGCGAGAAACTGGCGGACCTGCCCGAGTCCACACCCGACGACGTCGCCGGGGCCTTCGCCCGCGCCCGCGCCGCCCAGCCCGCCTGGGCCGCGACGCCGGCCCGGCAGCGCGCCGCCGTCCTGCTGCGCTTCCACGACCTGGTCCTCGACCGCCAGGCCGAGGTCCTCGACCTCATCCAGCTGGAGACCGGCAAGGCCCGTCTGCACGCGCACGAGGAGGTCCAGGCCGTCGCCGTGGCCGCACGCCACTACGGCCGCAAGGCGCCCGCGTATCTGCGGCCCAAGCGGCACACCGGTGTGGTGCCGACCCTCACCAAGGTCACCGAACTGCGCCAGCCGCGCGGGGTGGTGGGGCAGATCGCGCCCTGGAACTACCCGTTCGAGCTGTCCGTCGGCGACGCGCTGCCCGCCTTCGTCTCCGGCAACGCCGTGGTGATGAAGCCCGACACCGAGACCGCGCTCACCGCGCTGTGGGCCCGTGACCTCCTGATCGAGGCGGGGCTTCCCGCCGAGGTGTTCCAGGTGGTGCTCGGTGAGGGCCCGGTCGTCGGCCCCGAGGTCGTCAAGCACGCCGACTACGTCTCCTTCACCGGCTCGACCCGCACCGGCCGCGAGGTCGCCCAGGGCGCGGCGGCCCGACTGGTCGGCGTCACGCTGGAGTTGGGCGGCAAGAACGCGATGCTGGTGCTGCGCGACGCCGATGTGGAGAAGGCGGCGGCGGGCGCGGTCCGCGCCTGCTTCTCCTCGGCGGGCCAGCTCTGCATCTCGATCGAGCGGCTGTACGTCCACGAGTCGGTCGCGGACGCCTTCGTCGAGCGGTTCGCCGCCCGCACCAGGGCGATGCGGCTCGGCAACTCCCTCGCGTACGGCGCCGACATGGGCTCGCTGGTCGGCGAGGGCCAGCTGGAGACCGTGACCCGGCACGTCGAGGAGGCCGTCGCCAAGGGCGCCCGGCTGGTCGCGGGCGGCGTCGCCCGCCCCGACATCGGCCCGCTCTTCTACGAGCCGACGATCCTGGACGGGGTGGAGGCGCCGATGGCCGTGTGCACCGAGGAGACCTTCGGGCCGGTCGTCTCCCTCTACCGGTTCACCGACGAGGACGAGGTGATCGAGGCCGCCAACGCGACCCCGTACGGCCTCAACTCCTCGGTCTGGACGAAGGATTCGCGGCGCGGCCACGAGGTCGCCGCCCGGCTGCGCACCGGCACGGTCAACATCAACGAGGGGTACGCCCCGGCGTACGGCAGCGTCCAGTCCCCGATGGGCGGCATGAAGGACTCCGGCCTCGGCCGCCGCCACGGCTCCGAGGGCATCCTCAAGTACACCGAGGCCCAGACCGTCGCCCAGCAGCGGATCCTGCCGCTCGCGCCGTCCTTCGGGATGGACGACGAGAAGTACGCCGCGTTCATGAGCCGCAGCCTCAAGGCGATGAAGGCCCTGCGGCTGCGCTGA